From the Argentina anserina chromosome 3, drPotAnse1.1, whole genome shotgun sequence genome, the window tattcaTTTGAAAACGTGAATTTCAGAAGAATATATCAACTGAGAATAGTTTTCGTACGTTCATCTGTATCTGCATATACATGGTATTGGTAATGTTCATATATATCCATCTGCACTGGTGACTGGCCCAAGTTGTTGTTCGATCAGAATCTGCACATGCTCATCTGTAAGGTCACTTATCTTGTTCTTCTGACTGAGACTTTATTCGGTTCAATACGCAATTAATGTACCTCTGGTGCACAAAAAGGTGGCGCTCGAGTACTTGCTTTAAGTGATGCAGATCTTACATGCTAACACAAATATATGCACATCTatgtttgttttccttttttgaTGGAATAGACATATATGGTTATATCgtcatctaaaaaaaaaaaaaaagacatggtTATAAACTGATAATAGTGTAGCCGATTTTAATAAGGTAACCTTTTAAGAATAATTGTTACTGTTGAAATTAACTTCATATAATAACATATCTAATTAACTTGCCCGCGACAAGTTACAAATGTTTACGTTCTAACACATTTATATGCCTTGTATCGAAAGACAGATTTTTATGCCACGATTTGTATCGAATTGTAGAAAGATTACAAAtcgtaaatgtaaaatttcacCATCTCTATTAATTAAGTCAATTTAGCATACGGGAACAGAAACACATGTTTTCTGATGTACCTTTCATTTATTAAactagttatattttaaatagaGAATAAGgaagtaaaattaaaatagtaaaacCTACTTTCTCCTACAAACTCTCAAAAAATGGTGCTGTAAACAACAGTAAGCACATTCTTCTGCACGTGTCTTGTGCGAGAATGCTAGTGCATAGATGATTCCATTAGTGCCCAGCGTGCTCCCTAATATTTACTACGTGCTATATATTTATCAAAAAGGAATTAAGCAAATTCTTGAGGGTTTTCAAAGTAGATCCAACGGTCCGAATATTTTGAGCATCACAAGGTTTTCAATAGTATTAGCAGTCACAATATTGAGGGTTTATCAACGGAAATAACTACGGTGGAAATATTGAGGGTTTTTCGATCATCTGGGGTTCATGCTTTTCTTTGGAGCCGGTTGCAATTGAAACAACGAAAGTTTACGTACTGTAAGTTCACTTTCCCTTGCAACTGATCGTGATTTATACATACAAAGAGTAAGTATCTCGCAATGTAAGTCTTCTACCGATGaacaataatgaaataaataaagtatAAACAGTAATCTTTTACTGTGACTAGAACTCGAAAATTGTTAAAAGTACAAACATAACAAAGCAAAAGTTAGCTTCTTATTTTGCAAAATTTGTAATATGCAGGGTTGCCTGTTATAGGTAAAAGAAAGAACTTGAACTTTAACGCCTGTGAAATGTGGCTTAAAGCTGTGACTTGGAAGCTACCAATGTACAGTCACACAAAGTTACAGTCCAGAAAAAGAAAGCCTAGAGTTGCatcttttcatcattttatttatatcTAATACTCAATAATATAGGAAGGTACAGAAGGCTTACACAGCCATAATAATCTAACATATCTTGCACATCCATACTTTAGGAACGATTAGACGTAAATAAATAGATAAAAACGATTACATGTACCAGTTAATCAGTTATATATTTGATTCTCACAGCATGCAGATGCATGATCTATGAAATTCATTTATTCAGTTCTTTATTCTGATTAAAACTGGGCACGTACAAGTGTTTCCAATAATAGACCAGGAGCATCACTTGGTCGTTTACCAAGTAAATTACCGTCTTCTTGCAGCAGTTTCCCTCTGGGCGTTGAAGAAAACAGCAGCCACCGGAAGCCCGAACTCGTTTGCTTCTGCAAACTTTCGACTGTCGAAGTGGTCCTTTGACGGAGGAGGAATTACTGTCTGCCTACCTTTCTGCTTGAACAGAAGGAACACAAACCGGTGGATCCCTATGTTTGGCCTCGGCATTTCATATTTCACCACCTCCCTTCCTGCATTTCATGTCGACCAAATTTTTACCTAGGTCAAAGAATGAGGAAAACAATTCCGGCAGTATCGGTATCAGTAGGAAATAAGGACTTAATTACCAAATGTGTTGTCAGTTGTTCCGGGGATGTCAGTGACCATCCTGCAGAGAACAATGAAATTAAGAAGATTAAGTAACAATCcaaatcttaaaaaaaatggCACTTCTGCTCTTAATCGatgaaattaacaaaaaatgtCATGCTCAAGTTAGTATCCTGTCCTTTCAATCAAGAGCAAGGGCTTTGCTACGTACCAGTGCAAGTGCTCCTTCAGATATGGATCACTAGGACCTGGAACATCTGGGTCAGTCATGACctgcaaagaaaaaaatcaacttaaaCACATATCTACATAAAATAAGATTAGCCGGCAGTCACAGAATGTATATTTACCAGTGTAAAGAAAGATCTCAGATCGCCTCCATGAACTTCAACCTTAGGTTTGATGGTTACCGTGGAAGGAAATAGCTCATGGCCATTATACACCTTCTTGCTGGAGTTGTACGTCACAGTCATTTTAACACAGGGGGAGAAATAATCAACAACCTCTCCAATGACTCTTCCAACAACAAGAGGATCAGACACTTTTGCCATGGAAGTAAATATATCCTTTTCTGTTTTCCTTGAGGAAGCAGGTTCCTAATTTATAAACGATGAAGAAGAGttacaccccccccccccccccacataTTTATAGTGTTTAGAAGAACCCCCCTTGAAAACTACAGTGGATCCAATATGGcaattgatcaaagagaaTATTGGGGTTCAAAATATAGTTTAAAAAAGTGGAACATCTATGAACAGATATAGCGAAATAGCTAGTAGTGTATCTTCTTTCTAATTAACTTTTCAAGTATCCTTAACATGCCACCTAATTAGTCTTGTACGTCAGCTCTTGTCTTGTACGTCAGCTCTTGTAcgtcatctctctctctctctctctctctctctcgcatGGATGTCTAAGTAATCAGTAGATTTTATCTATTACCGAAGCAAAAGTAAGAAATAGATGTCAGGAACTTAGGATGACATTTATAGTAAAATACCTTGTTTATGACATTTGTGGGAgtaaaatagtttttttttcgatatATAGTAAAATAGTTAGTTGATTGCCAGTACTATTTGGTCTAACAGGCATTAGTCTTTCCTGTACTCGTTGTAGTATTTAgttttttatttgataaaaaatgaTGAAGATAGCTAGTTGATGAGAAAAGCTCTCTGCCGTGCATCCCCAAACCCCTAccctctttttttcttcttctttacttCTTTTTCTTGGATTGAATTGAGGTTCATAATTAACACCAGCTTAGATTATTACTTAGCTAGTTGATGAAATGGAAGCTTACataattaattacataatCTGGTATTGGCGACTTATTTAATAGGTACAGCTTTTGTATGGCTGCAATAGGCTAGGGAAAAACTCAACCCAGAATATCGATATATTCCATACAAGTAAGGAGCCAAGCATGTCGAGATAAAACTGTCATCTAAATTAAGGAAAGCCCTAGACGACTGAGGCACTGAGCATCTTGGACGTACAATTGCAACTGTTGCAGCACCTGACTTCTGCAGTTTGAGGGACCCGGATCCTCTCTTGAGCTCCTTACCGAGCTGAGCTGCCTAAGTTTTTAATACGATCGTGACACGTCTTCCAGTCTCGATCTGATGGTGTACGATGTTTCTTTtcgtttcaattcttgttttcttCCTTTCCCGAGTTTTCTTTCCGGGCAAGTTCTGGTAAAGGCCTGCTCTCCGAGAgtcaaaatttaaattgacTACTTATCAATGAATGATTGGTGTATTTTGAAAAGTAATGAGATGGAGGTAACTATCCCGACGTTAGGCTGAAAAACGACGTCCGCAAATTAACGACCCGGCGCTTGGAGAGCAGGCCTTTAATAGACGTTGCCTTCTTTCCGCTAGTCTttcattctcttttcttttgtatctCACTTGAGCAAATATCATGCAACCCAAAATTCTATTCAAAAATTAGGCCCAACTTTCAAGCTCCGTGTTAGTGAAGAAGAAGCTGATGAGCTACCCGCAATCTGCAAAAGAAGCACTATACTTTGATTTACACAGTGAATAGATTTCATTAAGTGAATTCATTTTTTACGATCTTCTTCTGTCATTTTGTACCTGCAATCTGCAAAAGAAACACTAGACTTTGATTTACAATTACACCTGAATTCAATGGATAGATTTCATTAAGTGAATTCATTTTTTACGATCttcttttgtcattttgatCGGTACAGATACAAGACAATAGAAGAGGAAGGAAGTATTCAATTAGTGTGTTGCAATTtcgggtttttttttgtaataaaaaCAGAAGAACTAGATCAACGGAACTTATGTAAAGAAGATGGGATTTTGTTTTGGTGGAAAGATCGTGCGGACAACGAAAAATTTGGGAGTTCACAGAATAGAGACTAGGAGGGATTTAGAGTTGGAGGGATCAAGAGTTGTGTTTGTTTGATCTGTGCTTTAAATGGGTGAGGTGGtaaaaatatgagagaatGTTTTGCCAGAAACAAAGAGAATATGAGAGAAGGAGacaagaaggaaagaaaaggagagagagagattgtaGACCATAAGATAGACTCAGAGACACGTGTCGTTATCGTATTAAAGGTTTAGGCAGCTCAGCTCCTTAAGGAGCTCAGGAGGGGATCCGGGTCCGAGTTTTAGTGTCGGCCCGCACGAGCGCACCACATAGGTATATGGTAATTGGTATTGAAATGAGACCAACTAAGACTTGATGTGCTATATGATTCGAATGTCATTCGTGTGTTCTTAAGGTATTTTGATGTATTGCCCCCACCAATTTAGGATCACCAATACATGTCTGTACGAGGGTGCATTGCATATCACTAAAAAAATGGGGGGTTTTGTGGGATTTTAGGAAAATGTCATACCATTAAAGGCTAGCCACAAATGATTTGTGtcatttcctctttttttttttatagtgtATGTATTTAACATGTTGCATCAAAGACTTTATCTCTTTTGAGGATATGTATGCTTACCTCAAGGACTTAAGGAGTCAAGGTAATGAACAAGCAAAAAAGATGCTTTACTTGATGATGATACATAATGTCTTGTGATTCTTGTCAAATTAAATTGTGAATTCTATCGCAATTcatcttctattaataaagtAAGAAGGAAGTTGAGatggttaaattttttaacttgttccgggagaattattattctatcattgtgtgtgtcttagcctaataggtttcttgttagaagatagattagcatctccgtaatagattaggactccgaatcctatgagattgtggttttgtaaatgcctatatataggcccccatatcattcaataatacataattatttcatcatgcatcacgttatcacgcactttgccctaaaaccctgaacttttagagccccagaaattttttttctctcttttcctccgccggccgccgtcgaatccggcctccggcatctcctcgccgccgcatcgcagcccctgctccCAGCCCCGCAGCTCCTGCAgccagcccctgcacgcaggcACGTAGCCC encodes:
- the LOC126786377 gene encoding CEN-like protein 2; amino-acid sequence: MAKVSDPLVVGRVIGEVVDYFSPCVKMTVTYNSSKKVYNGHELFPSTVTIKPKVEVHGGDLRSFFTLVMTDPDVPGPSDPYLKEHLHWMVTDIPGTTDNTFGREVVKYEMPRPNIGIHRFVFLLFKQKGRQTVIPPPSKDHFDSRKFAEANEFGLPVAAVFFNAQRETAARRR